A stretch of DNA from Fibrobacter sp.:
CTCCATAAAAATCCCTCTGAGTTTCATCGATGCATAGAGATCCTCAGATATTTTGCGGCTGTTGGTCAGGTTAATGATTGAGGCATCGACATCTGTCATATAGAGCTCATATTGGGGGTTAGTGGTAGCATTTTTTACCCTGATTTTTGCATCACTGAGGATCAGCAGATCGATTCTAACCGGAAACAGTTCTTTGAAAATCTCTGCAAGCGGCTTTCCCTGTGGTACCTGGGTGACCCCGATAACGTAGTCCATCTCCGGTACCCTTATCTCTCCCCGGGCAATGAGTTTGCCGGAGAAAAGCGATCCCCAGTTGACAAGAAAGTCTATGGCTTCTGCAGAGATAAAAGATATGGCGGTGTCGCCACTTTTAAGGCTCAGTGATACACCGCTTATGGTATATGCTCCTCTGATTAGATTCATGTTGATCTTATTTATTTTTCCGGTAAAATCGGCTGAGTTCTGCAGTGAAGAATTGAGGTACCATTTAGCGGCAAAGGGCAAGGCTACACGCAGAGAGATAAGAAGCAGGAACACCGCGGTAATAATCCAGAATCTCAAGGGGAGAATTTTCAACGATTTGTTCATATGTTAAGCTGAACATCCGGGGCTGCAATATTTAAAACCGTATCATTAATGAACTGCAAAAAATCAGCCATCAATTCACTATCCAGAGAAAAAAGTCAAAAGATCAGAGATGTTTTATAGCCCCGGGTTAGGAAATACCGGTTAGATTAAAACCTCGGATGGGTTCATCTGCGAGGTGAACAATGATTGAATGTAAAGTCCTTAAGTCACCTGGGGTAATAAAAACAGTGTTCCTGAACAGTCTACAATTAAAATCTGTATATCAAACCCAGGTATTTTATCTCTTTCCCCAGGCGAAAATCCAGACTGAAGTCATCAAGACAGTTTTTATATTCCCTTACTTTTTTAGTTCCGATCGTACCCAGAACTATTCCCGCGATGGTCATCGGTATTCCAGTCGCGAGCATTATGATACCGGCGCCACCTGAGGATCGGATGTTGTCATACCAACCTCGGTACCGTTACTGTAGGACTCCCATTCTGCAGTTGCCATAAGAATGATTCCCAGTGCCAGCAATCCTCCTCCGGAGCCGAGAAGTGAAAAGCCGGTCTTTTTCATTCCGGTTAAGCTTTTTACTTTAGACTTTATCTCATCCGTGGTGTATTCCTGGCAGCTGTTGCTGGGCAGGCTGGATGCTGATGTAAAAGATACTATTAGAAGTGAAGCGACAAACTTCTAAACTCACAAATACCCCCCATGCTCTGGGTGAGGTCTTTGGGTGTAAAAAGATACTTGTCTGTTACATTACTAAAGGAAAAGCGGGAAATCAGGAACGCAAGGAGAAAATTGCTAAATGAAATTTTATCAGGGAAAATGACTGTTGTTTATCACATAAATAACTTGTTTACGGCAACCGCTATTCTCCGTTTACTTTTCCTCAGGGAAAAACCTCTCTATATTGCGCAGCATCCAGGCTGCACGCTGCTTGTAGATAGTGTTGAGCAGTCTGTTTGGGCTTTCAGGTGGACTTTTTACAGCCATCGCCCTGTTAAGAGCATCTGTAAAGCCATCTTTGTTTTTGTTCTTTAAATGCAGTGAGGAAGCCATATATACGTAAGGAGAAACTTTGTTTCCCCCGGACAGCTCAACCGCTTTGGAGAAATATTCCTTCGCTTTTACGGTGTCTCCCCCCATAGCCTTCGGTGCAGAAGCAAAATAGATTGCCAGAAATTCATGGGCGGTACCTGTGCCGAAATTCTGATCCAGGGAAAGCACTCTCTGCGCCAGAGATACAGCCTTCTTTAATGTCATAGCCAGAGCCAGATCCGATCTGTCGGCCATAATTGCGCTTGTCCAGCATACTGCTCCCCAGTAAAGGTAGGCGGTATCATTTATATCAGTGATGGCCAGCAGAGAATCGGCGGAGCGGCTGAAGATGCCATTTTTGAAGCCGGGGTGTTTTATATCCAGACCTCTTAAGATATAGTCTCTACCCCTGAGAAAAAGTTTTTTGGCTCTTTTTCCGGCGGCTTTTTTTTCTGCCTGGAGTGAATCGTGGAGTGTGTCTCCGGGGAAAGATACAAAAGCCTGTGCATAGAGACAGAAGAGTTTGCCTGTGGCAAGCTGGAGTTCCGGGTTTAAAGAGTCTTTTGAGGCAAGTGATTCGTAGAGCTTTATCGTAAAGGGAAGTGCTTCGGCTATAAGCTGTGGATCATCATCGGATGTAAATACAGTGCTCTGTTGTGACGAGAGGGTTTCGGTGAATCTGGTCATGACCATTTTCCTTACCGAGCAACTGTTCAGGGAGACGAGAATCAGGCCGATCAGAAGAACATTTTTTCCGGACATAAACGTATTATTTTCTCTCAGGAGTGGTTTTGCAAGATTTCAGATATAGTAGGAAATTACTATTGCAGTTCATGTTATCACAACATCAGGATGTCATCTTCTGCAGAAAACTATTTTAAACATCTGTTTTAAACGTCACTTTTTCCCTTATCACAGGAGTCTGCAGCATGAATCTTGACGAAGCTATCCGTAAGGTACCTGATTTCCCAAAGCCGGGGATTCTTTTCTACGATGTCACCAGTATTTTCACCAACCCGCAGGCTTTCGGGTATTGTGTCGACAGTATGCTGGAGTTGTATAAGGGGGAGAGTATCGATGGGGTGATATCGGTGGAGAGCCGGGGATTTCTCCTGGGGGCCTGTTTTGCTTATCAGATGAAGCTTCCACTTGTACTGGCCAGAAAAAAGGGAAAGCTTCCGGGCAAGACCATCTCCCAGAGTTACCTTCTTGAGTACGGTTCTGCCACTCTGGAGATCCATGAGGCGGATCTGGTGCCGGGAAAGAGGTGGCTGATAATTGATGATCTGATTGCTACCGGAGGGACACTTGAGGCGGTGGCGGCGATGATTGAGAGTGTCGGGGCACATGTGGCCGGAATATTTGGAATCATCGGGCTTCCGTTCCTCAATTACGAGCAGAAGATAGGAAAGTATAATCCAAAAACTTTGATAAATTATCATAGTGAGTGAACATGCAGAAGTTAAGGATAAAGGAGTTGTTTGACCGGGGAGAGCCCGGGATGAGTGTGGTGGTGCAGGGCTGGGTAAGGACCAGGCGTGATGCGAAGGAGTTTTCGTTTCTGGAGGTAAACGACGGGTCCTGTCTGGCAAATCTTCAGGTGATCATTCCCAGGGATCTGCCCTCTTTCTCTCTTGTGTCAAAAGTGACCACAGGAAGCAGTGTGGAGATACGGGGGGAACTGGTGGAGTCTCCGGGTAAGGGTCAGGCAATAGAGCTTCACGCCAGAGAGGCAGATGTCAAAGGGATTGCCGATCCCGATTATCCCCTGCAGAAAAAGAGGCATACATTTGAGTTTCTGCGCCAGATGGCTCATCTGCGGACCCGTACGAACACTCTCGGTGCGGTGGCGAGGCTCAGGAGTTCTCTGAGTTTTGCGGTGCACTCCTTTTTCCAGGAACATGGATTTTTCTATGTGCACACTCCCATTATAACCACAAGTGATTGTGAGGGTGCAGGAGAGATGTTCCGGGTGACCACACTCGATTTACAGAATATACCCCGGAACGATGCCGGAGAGGTTGACTTCACAAAAGATTTCTTCGGCAAGGCTGCAAGCCTTACTGTCAGCGGGCAGCTCGAGGGTGAAGCCATGGCGCTCTCTCTGGGGCGTATTTACACATTCGGACCCACTTTCCGTGCAGAGAACTCAAACACCCCCAGACATCTTGCGGAATTCTGGATGATAGAGCCTGAGGCAGCGTTTTTTGATCTGCAGGATGATATGGATCTGGCCGAGGAGTTTGTGTGCTATCTTGTATCTTATGTATTGGAGAAGAATGCAGATGATATTTCCTTTTTCAACGAGCGCATAGACAAGGGACTTCTTGAGAGGCTGCAGGGGATAATATCTGCGCCTTTTGAGAGAATCTCTTATACCGATGCCATAAAGATACTGGAGGAGAAGAACAGTTCCTTCGAGTTTCCGGTTAAGTGGGGGACTGATATCCAGTCTGAGCATGAGAAATTCCTCTCCGAGGTTGTATTCAGGAAGCCGGTTATAGTTTTTAATTATCCCAGGGAGATCAAGGCCTTTTACATGAGGCAAAATGATGACGGCAGGACTGTGAGGGCGATGGATGTTCTGGTGCCCGGGATAGGGGAGCTTATCGGTGGCAGTGAAAGGGAAGAGAGGTACGATGTGCTTCTTGACAGGATTAAACAGCTTGGATTAAACCCTGAGAGCTACTGGTGGTATCTTGACTTAAGGAAGTATGGAACTGTTCCTCATGCGGGATTCGGTCTGGGTTTTGAGAGACTGCTTCTTCTTGTGACTGGCATGTCAAATATTCGTGATGTGATACTGTTTCCCAGGTTTCCTGGGAATGCGGAGTTTTGATTAACAGATAGGTTTCATCCGTTTTTTCTGGAGAGTAATCTAGAAACGTTTGTCCCTGAGCCAAAACCTAAGATGATTTTATTTGTGCTCAGCGAAGCGGCGAGTAGAAGCTACTTTGCGAAGGAAAGTCTACTCTACCATCAAGGCTTCACGGAGGCGAGCAGGGACACGGACCCTACCTTTTTCTTATGCTTTTAATATCTGAATCCATGTTTTCCAAAAATGTTTGTTCTTCAAATAGGGTTAGATGGGGATTAAAAATATTCTTTGAAAGGAATCCGGAAATGTTTGTTCCTGATCCAAAGCCTTAATGAATCTTTTTGTAGTCAGCAAAGCTGCTTGTGCTCGAAAAGGGCATTATAAAAAGTATATTTCACCGGACACTTCTGAGATGAAAACAGAATTCAAAACATGAAATAAGCCTGCACATAAAAACACAAAGTTTTTTTTTAACTTCTCTCAGTATATTTTCCCGTATCCCCATAAAAGTAAAAAAACGGTCTGTCCCTTTTTTTGCTTTTATAAGCGCTTAAACAGCAACCCACCTCATGGCACCCCCCTTGCTCCCCAATGTTAAAGGAGGTCCCGTATGTTTCTTAAATGGTTCCCCTGGAAATTCATGATAAAGAGGGCGGCGAGGGCCAGGGGATTTGTAGATCCCATTCTTCTCTTGTCCACCTTTAACAGGTTCTCTCAGCCCTCTGAGGTCTGGGCTCCGGTGGAGCTGATGCGTGCCGGTGCTGTACTTCATGCCCGGGGGCTTATTAACAGCCAGGTGATTCAGCACAATCTGGACTGGGTATGGCCCTACTGGGTGGAGCGTCAGTTCGAACCCCTGGATATCTCCTTTATTCCCCGTGCCTTCTCCATGACCCACATAAACCTTACCCACCGAAACTGGACCGCTACCGGTATTCCGGGTTTTGATGAGCTCTCTCTGGTCGATCCACGGGGGCTTGTCACACCACTGTTTGACAGTTGGTCGATTGACGGATGGGTGACAGGAAAGGATGGCAGGCGGCTTGTTCCATCGAGGGAGAAAAGTTCCGAGCAGAGAATAGTGTGTGACGGGTCGGCGGTGGTGATCACCCGCTTTATCAACGAGGGGCTTTTTCTTGAGACAAGGGTTGAGTCTGTACT
This window harbors:
- the asnS gene encoding asparagine--tRNA ligase, with product MQKLRIKELFDRGEPGMSVVVQGWVRTRRDAKEFSFLEVNDGSCLANLQVIIPRDLPSFSLVSKVTTGSSVEIRGELVESPGKGQAIELHAREADVKGIADPDYPLQKKRHTFEFLRQMAHLRTRTNTLGAVARLRSSLSFAVHSFFQEHGFFYVHTPIITTSDCEGAGEMFRVTTLDLQNIPRNDAGEVDFTKDFFGKAASLTVSGQLEGEAMALSLGRIYTFGPTFRAENSNTPRHLAEFWMIEPEAAFFDLQDDMDLAEEFVCYLVSYVLEKNADDISFFNERIDKGLLERLQGIISAPFERISYTDAIKILEEKNSSFEFPVKWGTDIQSEHEKFLSEVVFRKPVIVFNYPREIKAFYMRQNDDGRTVRAMDVLVPGIGELIGGSEREERYDVLLDRIKQLGLNPESYWWYLDLRKYGTVPHAGFGLGFERLLLLVTGMSNIRDVILFPRFPGNAEF
- a CDS encoding adenine phosphoribosyltransferase; this translates as MNLDEAIRKVPDFPKPGILFYDVTSIFTNPQAFGYCVDSMLELYKGESIDGVISVESRGFLLGACFAYQMKLPLVLARKKGKLPGKTISQSYLLEYGSATLEIHEADLVPGKRWLIIDDLIATGGTLEAVAAMIESVGAHVAGIFGIIGLPFLNYEQKIGKYNPKTLINYHSE
- a CDS encoding DUF748 domain-containing protein — its product is MNKSLKILPLRFWIITAVFLLLISLRVALPFAAKWYLNSSLQNSADFTGKINKINMNLIRGAYTISGVSLSLKSGDTAISFISAEAIDFLVNWGSLFSGKLIARGEIRVPEMDYVIGVTQVPQGKPLAEIFKELFPVRIDLLILSDAKIRVKNATTNPQYELYMTDVDASIINLTNSRKISEDLYASMKLRGIFMESGVFEMSMSFNPVSVNPVFNLNATMTELDLTELSEAARAHAGITFENGFFGARSKLTTEKNTITGFIKPVFVNLQVFSTDEEDLLKKFQDAITGATSEIIEDPENRISATIPVTIPLKPTDSDYFSIVAGALITSFGKAIIPEI